Proteins from one Catenuloplanes atrovinosus genomic window:
- a CDS encoding C40 family peptidase — MTAHSPVRSPRLRRNPARRSTLLAALVGLCVAAGQLTAVAPASAAPAAKAAAVVALAKSLTGKRYRYGGANPSGFDCSGFTMYVYRKAAGRALPHSANRQQRYGVAVPKSQARPGDLLIFRKGAHGYHAAIYAGGDYMYDAPRPGVRVGKHRIWSRSYVVRRIV, encoded by the coding sequence GTGACAGCGCACTCCCCGGTCCGGTCTCCGCGTCTTCGTCGGAATCCGGCCCGGCGCTCCACCCTGCTCGCCGCGCTGGTCGGACTCTGTGTCGCGGCCGGCCAGCTCACCGCCGTCGCGCCCGCGAGCGCGGCACCGGCCGCCAAGGCGGCCGCGGTCGTCGCGCTCGCCAAGAGCCTCACCGGGAAGCGGTACCGGTACGGCGGCGCGAACCCGAGCGGATTCGACTGCTCCGGGTTCACCATGTACGTCTACCGCAAGGCGGCCGGCCGGGCGCTGCCGCACAGCGCCAACCGCCAGCAGCGGTACGGCGTGGCGGTCCCGAAGTCCCAGGCGCGCCCCGGTGACCTGCTCATCTTCCGCAAGGGCGCGCACGGCTACCACGCCGCGATCTACGCGGGCGGGGACTACATGTATGACGCCCCGCGCCCCGGCGTGCGGGTCGGCAAGCACCGGATCTGGTCCCGCTCGTACGTGGTGCGCCGGATCGTCTGA
- a CDS encoding MurT ligase domain-containing protein: protein MPLRAKVATQVSRTAAALSRAAGRGDGSVIGGWIGLKIDPDLLEHLAAGRAIALVSGTNGKTTTTRLTAAALGVLGPVATNSFGANMPTGHTSALAKAGATPYAVLEVDEHYLPQVIEETRPRVVALLNLSRDQLDRAKEVAMMAQLWRTTLAKHPEVALVANADDPMIVWAAGNSPTVSWFSAGQRWQDDSWVCPECGSTIERQDGQWWCTGCPLRRPAPQWVVEDDGVLDPSGAWHLIRLQLPGRVNLGNAATALAVAAAFGIRPLQAVPTLSSVASVAGRYAQVDRDGRNIRLLLAKNPASWLEAFDMADNAPTLLSINARDPDGLDTSWLFDVDFAPLRGRQVLITGDRAFDLAVRLDVNDVPFRHVRSFGEAIASVPPGRLEVIANYTAFQDIRAELDRVN from the coding sequence ATGCCCCTCCGCGCCAAGGTCGCGACCCAGGTCTCCCGCACCGCCGCCGCGCTCTCCCGCGCGGCGGGGCGGGGCGACGGTTCCGTGATCGGTGGCTGGATCGGTCTCAAGATCGATCCCGACCTGCTCGAGCACCTCGCCGCCGGCCGCGCCATCGCGCTGGTCTCCGGCACCAACGGCAAGACCACGACCACCCGGCTCACCGCGGCCGCACTGGGCGTGCTCGGGCCGGTGGCGACCAACTCCTTCGGTGCCAACATGCCCACCGGGCACACCTCCGCGCTGGCCAAGGCCGGCGCCACGCCGTACGCGGTGCTGGAGGTGGACGAGCACTACCTCCCGCAGGTGATCGAGGAGACCCGGCCCCGCGTGGTCGCGCTGCTCAACCTCTCCCGCGACCAGCTCGACCGGGCGAAGGAGGTGGCGATGATGGCTCAGCTCTGGCGCACCACCCTGGCCAAGCACCCGGAGGTCGCGCTCGTCGCCAACGCCGACGACCCGATGATCGTCTGGGCCGCCGGCAACTCACCCACGGTGAGCTGGTTCAGCGCCGGCCAGCGCTGGCAGGACGACTCCTGGGTCTGCCCGGAGTGCGGCTCCACCATCGAGCGCCAGGACGGCCAGTGGTGGTGCACCGGCTGCCCGCTGCGCCGCCCCGCGCCGCAGTGGGTGGTCGAGGACGACGGCGTGCTCGACCCGTCCGGCGCCTGGCACCTGATCCGGCTCCAGCTGCCCGGCCGGGTCAACCTCGGCAACGCGGCCACCGCGCTCGCGGTCGCGGCCGCGTTCGGCATCCGGCCGCTGCAGGCCGTGCCCACGCTCTCCTCGGTCGCGTCGGTGGCCGGCCGCTACGCGCAGGTCGACCGGGACGGGCGCAACATCCGGCTGCTGCTGGCGAAGAACCCGGCGAGCTGGCTCGAGGCGTTCGACATGGCGGACAACGCGCCGACACTGCTGTCCATCAACGCGCGCGACCCCGACGGGCTGGACACGTCCTGGCTGTTCGACGTCGACTTCGCGCCGCTGCGCGGGCGCCAGGTGCTGATCACCGGCGACCGGGCGTTCGACCTCGCGGTCCGGCTGGACGTGAACGACGTGCCCTTCCGGCACGTCCGTTCGTTCGGCGAGGCGATCGCCAGCGTGCCGCCGGGGCGCCTGGAGGTCATCGCCAACTACACCGCCTTCCAAGACATCCGAGCGGAGCTGGACCGTGTCAATTAA
- a CDS encoding type 1 glutamine amidotransferase, producing MVRVVWVYPDLLSTYGDRGNMLILAKRAQQRGIPVETIEVRSDQPLPTHADVYLIGGGEDGPQALAAQRLNADGGLHRAVNQGAAVFAVCAGYQLLGTSFFAKGAKCQGLELIDIYSDRGETRAVGELAGDVDPRLGLPRLTGFENHGGRTHLGPTVSPLARVSVGIGNDGQTEGAWRGKILGTYSHGPALARNPAIADLLLRWATGYDTLPPVDDTWHDHLRNERLTAARPNPA from the coding sequence GTGGTCCGGGTGGTGTGGGTCTACCCCGACCTGCTCTCCACCTACGGCGACCGCGGCAACATGCTGATCCTGGCCAAGCGGGCGCAGCAGCGCGGCATCCCGGTGGAGACCATCGAGGTCCGCTCCGACCAGCCACTGCCCACGCACGCGGACGTGTATCTGATCGGCGGCGGCGAGGACGGCCCGCAGGCGCTCGCGGCGCAGCGGCTGAACGCGGACGGCGGCCTGCACCGCGCCGTCAACCAGGGCGCCGCCGTCTTCGCGGTCTGCGCCGGCTACCAGTTGCTCGGCACGTCGTTCTTCGCCAAGGGCGCCAAGTGCCAGGGCCTGGAGCTGATCGACATCTACTCCGACCGGGGCGAGACCCGCGCGGTCGGCGAGCTGGCCGGCGACGTCGACCCGCGCCTCGGCCTGCCGCGGCTGACCGGCTTCGAGAACCACGGCGGGCGCACCCACCTCGGCCCGACCGTCTCGCCGCTGGCCCGGGTCAGCGTCGGCATCGGCAACGACGGCCAAACCGAGGGCGCGTGGCGCGGCAAGATCCTCGGGACGTACTCGCACGGACCCGCGCTGGCCCGCAACCCCGCCATCGCGGACCTGCTGCTGCGCTGGGCGACCGGCTACGACACGCTCCCGCCGGTCGACGACACGTGGCACGATCACCTGCGGAACGAGCGGCTCACCGCCGCCCGGCCGAACCCGGCGTGA
- a CDS encoding TVP38/TMEM64 family protein, with product MTDAALRSRTTVASGLMVPLQPASPGACVPVVPRRSRRARVLRVAGLVAVVAALGTAAATLPLHEIQGAARSLGWAAAFAMAGVGALLLAVLVPRTAISLACGALLGPALGFAAAISAAMLAATATYFAGRWAGHGLLASRVGGRLHRLDGWLSRRGFSAVLLVRLLPLAPFGLMGYAYGTTSVRRRHYLLGTLVAAIPSSFSYAVLGAAVMTPGDLNPITFVPAVCGVLLTSAIVYRWRRTARRTPA from the coding sequence ATGACGGACGCCGCCCTCCGCTCCCGGACCACCGTGGCCTCCGGCCTGATGGTCCCGCTCCAGCCGGCTTCCCCGGGCGCGTGCGTTCCGGTGGTTCCCCGGCGCAGCCGGAGGGCGCGGGTCCTGCGGGTCGCCGGGCTGGTGGCGGTCGTCGCGGCGCTCGGCACCGCGGCCGCCACGCTGCCGCTGCACGAGATCCAGGGGGCCGCGCGGTCGCTGGGCTGGGCCGCCGCGTTCGCCATGGCCGGCGTGGGCGCGCTGCTGCTCGCGGTGCTGGTCCCGCGTACCGCCATCTCGCTCGCCTGCGGCGCGCTCCTCGGCCCGGCGCTCGGCTTCGCGGCGGCGATCAGCGCCGCGATGTTGGCCGCCACCGCCACCTACTTCGCGGGCCGCTGGGCCGGGCACGGCCTGCTCGCCTCGCGCGTCGGCGGCCGGTTGCACCGCCTCGACGGCTGGCTCAGCCGCCGCGGTTTCTCGGCCGTGCTGCTGGTCCGGCTGCTTCCGCTGGCGCCGTTCGGCCTGATGGGTTACGCGTACGGCACCACCTCGGTCCGCCGCCGCCACTACCTGCTCGGCACGCTGGTCGCCGCGATCCCGTCGTCGTTCAGCTACGCCGTCCTCGGTGCCGCCGTGATGACGCCCGGCGACCTGAACCCGATCACCTTCGTGCCGGCGGTCTGCGGCGTGCTGCTCACCTCGGCCATCGTCTACCGCTGGCGCCGCACCGCCCGCCGCACCCCGGCCTGA
- a CDS encoding ester cyclase, producing the protein MSDNDLREFYQRYLDLLNAREFDRLDEFVGDEVTHYGDRYTRDQVAAALTGETEAVPDLHWSLQELVVDGDRLAARLINTGTPVKEWLGVAPTGASFETVEYAVYRVRDGRFTHMTNLHDAEALRRQLRA; encoded by the coding sequence ATGTCCGACAACGACCTGCGCGAGTTCTACCAGCGCTACCTCGACCTGCTCAACGCCCGCGAGTTCGACCGCCTGGACGAGTTCGTCGGCGACGAGGTGACCCACTACGGCGACCGGTACACCAGGGACCAGGTGGCGGCCGCGCTGACCGGCGAGACCGAGGCGGTGCCGGATCTCCACTGGAGTCTTCAGGAACTCGTGGTCGACGGCGACCGCCTGGCCGCCCGGCTGATCAACACCGGCACGCCGGTGAAGGAGTGGCTGGGCGTGGCACCCACCGGCGCCTCGTTCGAGACCGTGGAGTACGCGGTCTACCGCGTCCGGGACGGTCGGTTCACGCACATGACGAACCTGCACGACGCCGAGGCGCTCCGGCGGCAGCTGCGCGCCTGA
- a CDS encoding AraC family transcriptional regulator yields the protein MTSEVSYASSSGRRAPLCPGDPIAGAVSLLRPHITIDPGLHAAEPWAVRFDGFPHVRIGTVVRGECRLLLDGHEPVRLSEGDIYLLVDPPSHLLAGTLPAEPRAAEPLWKAAENGVVRIGPAAEEAAYVCSGSLRFDESNASMLIDVLPRVVHVKATDPRNRLLGYVTELLGTEVAGDAVGRPLMLDHLAQILFVQVLRAYGERADRPAGWLGALDDDGIGAALRAMHADTARRWTLHDLAGIATMSRSAFAAAFRERVGMPPLEYLIQWRMGLARDALRRDTRSISELAFATGYESESAFSTAFRRVTGSSPRQFRDASRCTPR from the coding sequence GTGACGTCCGAGGTTTCTTACGCATCGTCCAGCGGTCGCCGCGCGCCGCTCTGCCCCGGTGACCCGATCGCCGGGGCCGTCAGCCTGCTCCGCCCGCACATCACGATCGACCCCGGCCTGCATGCGGCGGAGCCATGGGCGGTGCGCTTCGACGGGTTCCCGCACGTGCGGATCGGCACCGTCGTGCGCGGCGAGTGCCGACTGCTGCTCGACGGGCACGAGCCGGTGCGGCTGAGCGAGGGCGACATCTACCTGCTGGTCGACCCGCCGTCGCACCTGCTGGCCGGCACCCTTCCCGCGGAGCCGCGGGCCGCGGAGCCGCTGTGGAAGGCCGCGGAGAACGGCGTGGTGCGCATCGGGCCCGCGGCCGAGGAGGCCGCCTACGTGTGCTCCGGGTCGCTGCGATTCGACGAGAGCAACGCCTCGATGCTGATCGACGTCCTGCCCCGAGTCGTCCACGTCAAGGCCACCGACCCGCGCAACCGGCTGCTCGGGTACGTGACCGAACTGCTCGGCACGGAGGTGGCGGGCGACGCGGTGGGCCGCCCGCTGATGCTGGACCACCTCGCGCAGATCCTGTTCGTCCAGGTGCTGCGCGCCTACGGCGAGCGGGCCGACCGGCCCGCCGGCTGGCTGGGCGCGCTGGACGACGACGGCATCGGTGCCGCGCTGCGCGCCATGCACGCCGACACGGCCCGCCGATGGACGCTGCACGATCTGGCCGGCATCGCCACGATGTCCCGCTCCGCGTTCGCCGCGGCCTTCCGGGAGCGGGTCGGCATGCCGCCGCTGGAGTACCTGATCCAGTGGCGGATGGGCCTGGCCCGGGACGCGCTCCGCCGCGACACCCGGTCGATCTCCGAGCTGGCCTTCGCCACCGGATACGAGTCCGAGAGCGCGTTCAGCACCGCGTTCCGCCGGGTGACCGGCTCCTCGCCCCGGCAGTTCCGCGACGCCTCGCGCTGCACTCCGCGCTAG
- a CDS encoding ArsR/SmtB family transcription factor, which yields MTIDGVRKVDDARVLAALSHPLRRRLMDVLKVDGPATASALAAATGQAVGNVSHHLKVLRECNVIEEVPELARDRRERWWRLVSRGLRWSTSDFRDDPATEAVAEAAQSMNLDYHVSRVRAWYAAGEEERAHWRDTAFSGDQWLRLTPAELAELEAEMLGVIERWRSREVPDDGAERRPVYVFAYGVPGTPGQ from the coding sequence ATGACGATCGATGGCGTACGCAAGGTCGACGATGCGCGGGTGCTCGCCGCGCTCTCCCATCCGCTCCGCCGCCGGCTGATGGACGTGCTGAAGGTGGACGGCCCGGCCACGGCCAGCGCGCTCGCCGCCGCCACCGGGCAGGCGGTCGGCAACGTCAGCCACCACCTCAAGGTGTTGCGCGAGTGCAACGTCATCGAGGAGGTGCCGGAGCTGGCCCGCGACCGGCGGGAGCGCTGGTGGCGGCTGGTCAGCCGGGGCCTGCGGTGGAGCACGTCGGACTTCCGGGACGACCCGGCGACGGAGGCGGTCGCGGAGGCGGCCCAGTCGATGAACCTGGACTACCACGTCTCGCGGGTCCGGGCCTGGTACGCGGCCGGCGAGGAGGAGCGCGCGCACTGGCGCGACACCGCGTTCAGCGGCGACCAGTGGCTGCGCCTGACCCCCGCCGAGCTGGCCGAGCTGGAGGCGGAGATGCTGGGCGTGATCGAGCGCTGGCGGTCCCGGGAGGTCCCGGACGACGGCGCCGAGCGACGCCCGGTCTACGTGTTCGCGTACGGCGTGCCCGGGACGCCGGGCCAGTGA
- a CDS encoding MFS transporter, with the protein MTRDFRLYWIGQTTSRFGSSVTTVALPLVAITVLEASTFQVAVLAATVWLPWLLAGLPAGVLVDRSGSRRRIMIACDLVAAALFVSVPVAAWLGALTIAHLLVVALLTGLVSVFFETAGQVYLAELLPAERLTAGNARLVGADSAAKVAGPGIGGLTAQAFGAVTGLLVDAVTFVVSAACMLAVRHREAPAGRAAPDPGAVVEGLRFVLRDPLLRVMTGYGAAANLALNGYSAIQMLFLVRENGANPGLAGVLIALISAGGVAGAAVAGPLARRFGTARTMLGLHLVTAPFALLVPLARPGAGLVLIVVGGVVMTAGIVAGNVIKGAFRQAYVPRHLLGRVTTSMQLLNYGAIPAGALLGGALGTALGLRPTMWIMAAAVTAASGLLFIGPLKHLRDLPAEPATPRASEGVLAPDEPARAPQGVTARR; encoded by the coding sequence GTGACCCGCGACTTCCGGCTGTACTGGATCGGCCAGACGACCAGCCGCTTCGGCAGCTCGGTCACCACGGTGGCGCTGCCGCTGGTCGCGATCACGGTGCTCGAGGCGAGCACGTTCCAGGTGGCGGTGCTGGCGGCCACGGTGTGGCTGCCCTGGCTGCTGGCCGGGCTGCCGGCCGGCGTGCTGGTGGACCGCTCCGGGTCCCGGCGGCGCATCATGATCGCCTGCGATCTGGTGGCGGCCGCGCTGTTCGTCAGCGTGCCGGTGGCGGCCTGGCTGGGCGCGCTGACCATCGCGCACCTGCTGGTCGTGGCGCTGCTGACCGGCCTGGTGTCGGTGTTCTTCGAGACCGCCGGACAGGTCTACCTGGCCGAGCTGCTGCCCGCGGAGCGACTCACCGCCGGCAACGCCCGCCTGGTCGGCGCGGACTCGGCGGCGAAGGTGGCCGGTCCCGGCATCGGCGGCCTGACCGCCCAGGCGTTCGGCGCGGTGACCGGCCTGCTGGTGGACGCCGTGACGTTCGTGGTCTCGGCCGCGTGCATGCTGGCGGTCCGGCACCGGGAGGCGCCCGCCGGCCGCGCGGCGCCGGACCCCGGCGCGGTCGTGGAAGGGCTGCGATTCGTGCTCCGGGACCCGCTGCTGCGCGTGATGACCGGGTACGGCGCCGCCGCGAACCTGGCGCTGAACGGCTACAGCGCGATCCAGATGCTGTTCCTGGTGCGGGAGAACGGCGCGAATCCCGGCCTGGCCGGCGTGCTGATCGCGCTGATCTCCGCGGGCGGCGTCGCCGGTGCCGCGGTGGCCGGGCCGCTCGCCCGGCGGTTCGGCACCGCGCGCACGATGCTCGGCCTGCACCTGGTGACCGCGCCGTTCGCGCTGCTGGTGCCGCTGGCCCGGCCGGGCGCCGGGCTGGTCCTGATCGTGGTGGGCGGCGTGGTGATGACCGCCGGGATCGTGGCGGGCAACGTGATCAAGGGGGCGTTCCGGCAGGCCTACGTGCCGCGGCACCTGCTCGGCCGGGTGACCACCAGCATGCAGTTGCTGAACTACGGCGCGATCCCGGCCGGTGCGCTGCTCGGCGGCGCGCTGGGCACCGCGCTGGGCCTGCGCCCCACCATGTGGATCATGGCGGCGGCCGTCACGGCCGCGAGCGGGCTGCTGTTCATCGGGCCGCTCAAGCACCTGCGCGACCTGCCGGCCGAGCCGGCCACGCCACGCGCGAGCGAGGGGGTGCTCGCGCCGGACGAGCCGGCGCGAGCACCACAGGGCGTCACAGCACGACGCTGA
- the leuS gene encoding leucine--tRNA ligase, with translation MSEPAETTAADTPPFRYTAAMAGEIELRWQDFWESRGTFDAPNPVGELADVSHPRAGAPKLHVQDMFPYPSGAGLHVGHPLGYIGTDCYTRYKRMTGFNVLHPMGFDAFGLPAEQYAVQTGTHPRVTTEANVERYRAQLRRLGLAYDNRRTIATTDVDYYRWTQWIFLQVFNSWYDPAQRKARPISELIAEFETGARGVDWSSLSPVEKRKIIDDHRLAYVSEAPVNWCPGLGTVLANEEVTPDGRSERGNFPVFKRSLKQWMMRITAYGDRLIEDLDALDWPEPVKLMQRNWIGRSTGAHVDFATESGAVIKVFTTRPDTLFGATYMVLAPEHELVSSLTAASWPDGTRDAWTGGHATPAEAVADYRAKAAAKTDEERQADAKEKTGVFTGSYAVNPVNGARVPVFIADYVLAGYGTGAIMAVPAQDTRDWEFAEAFDLPIIRTVAPPSDFDGKAFTGDGPAINSARTDGDLDLNGLGVADAKARMIAWLEARGHGAGATTYRLRDWLFSRQRYWGEPFPIVYDETGLPVALPESMLPVALPEVDDFSPRTFDPDDADSEPETPLSRAKEWVEVELDLGDGPKRYTRETNTMPQWAGSCWYELRYLDPKNDKALVDPANEAYWMGPRKGGDQDADDPGGVDLYVGGVEHAVLHLLYARFWHKVLFDLGHVSSREPFRKLFNQGYIQAYAYRDARGIAVPAEEVVERDGAWYYNGEKVTREYGKMGKSLKNVVTPDEMCETYGADTFRVYEMAMGPLDVSRPWETRAVIGSQRFLQRAWRLVVDEQTGAVRVTDDPADEKTRRLLHKVIDGVRGDMEELRFNTAIAKLIELTNGLTGLPAAPREAIEPLVLMMSPFAPHLAEELWGRLGHGDSLAYADFPVADPALLAADTVTYPIQINGKVRGKVEVAADADEATVRSAALAAAGDHLGGREPRKVIVVKGRMVSVVL, from the coding sequence ATGAGTGAGCCAGCCGAGACCACGGCGGCGGATACCCCCCCGTTCCGGTACACGGCCGCGATGGCCGGCGAGATCGAGCTGCGGTGGCAGGACTTCTGGGAATCGCGCGGCACGTTCGACGCGCCGAACCCGGTGGGCGAACTGGCCGACGTCTCGCACCCGCGCGCCGGGGCGCCGAAGCTGCACGTGCAGGACATGTTCCCGTACCCGTCCGGCGCCGGCCTGCACGTCGGCCATCCGCTGGGCTATATCGGCACCGACTGCTACACCCGCTACAAGCGGATGACCGGCTTCAACGTGCTGCACCCGATGGGCTTCGACGCGTTCGGCCTGCCCGCGGAGCAGTACGCGGTGCAGACCGGCACGCACCCGCGGGTCACCACCGAGGCGAACGTCGAGCGGTACCGCGCGCAGCTGCGCCGGCTGGGCCTGGCCTACGACAACCGCCGCACGATCGCCACCACCGACGTGGACTACTACCGCTGGACCCAGTGGATCTTCCTGCAGGTCTTCAACTCGTGGTACGACCCCGCGCAGCGGAAGGCGCGGCCGATCTCCGAGCTGATCGCCGAGTTCGAGACCGGTGCCCGCGGGGTGGACTGGTCCTCGCTGAGCCCGGTCGAGAAGCGGAAGATCATTGACGATCACCGCCTGGCGTACGTGTCGGAGGCCCCGGTCAACTGGTGTCCCGGCCTGGGCACCGTGCTGGCCAACGAGGAGGTCACGCCGGACGGGCGCAGCGAGCGCGGCAACTTCCCGGTCTTCAAGCGCAGCCTGAAGCAGTGGATGATGCGGATCACCGCGTACGGCGACCGGCTGATCGAGGACCTGGACGCGCTGGACTGGCCGGAGCCGGTCAAGCTGATGCAGCGCAACTGGATCGGCCGCTCCACCGGCGCGCACGTCGACTTCGCCACCGAGTCCGGCGCCGTGATCAAGGTCTTCACCACCCGGCCGGACACGCTGTTCGGCGCGACCTACATGGTGCTGGCGCCGGAGCACGAGCTGGTGTCGTCGCTGACCGCGGCCTCCTGGCCGGACGGCACCCGGGACGCGTGGACCGGCGGGCACGCCACGCCGGCCGAGGCGGTGGCGGACTACCGGGCCAAGGCGGCGGCCAAGACCGACGAGGAGCGGCAGGCGGACGCGAAGGAGAAGACCGGCGTCTTCACCGGCTCGTACGCGGTCAACCCGGTCAACGGCGCGCGCGTGCCGGTCTTCATCGCGGACTACGTGCTGGCCGGGTACGGCACCGGCGCGATCATGGCGGTGCCGGCGCAGGACACCCGCGACTGGGAGTTCGCGGAGGCCTTCGACCTGCCGATCATCCGGACCGTTGCGCCACCGTCGGACTTCGACGGCAAGGCGTTCACCGGCGACGGCCCGGCGATCAACTCCGCGCGTACCGACGGCGATCTGGACCTGAACGGCCTGGGCGTCGCGGACGCGAAGGCTCGCATGATCGCCTGGCTGGAGGCGCGGGGCCACGGCGCCGGCGCCACCACGTACCGGCTGCGCGACTGGCTGTTCAGCCGCCAGCGGTACTGGGGCGAGCCGTTCCCGATCGTCTACGACGAGACCGGGCTGCCGGTGGCGCTGCCCGAGTCGATGCTGCCGGTCGCGCTGCCGGAGGTGGACGACTTCTCGCCGCGCACGTTCGACCCCGACGACGCGGACTCCGAGCCGGAGACGCCGCTGTCCCGCGCCAAGGAGTGGGTCGAGGTCGAGCTGGACCTGGGCGACGGTCCCAAGCGCTACACGCGCGAGACCAACACCATGCCGCAGTGGGCCGGTTCCTGCTGGTACGAGCTGCGCTACCTGGACCCGAAGAACGACAAGGCGCTGGTCGACCCGGCCAACGAGGCGTACTGGATGGGTCCTCGGAAAGGCGGAGACCAGGACGCGGATGATCCAGGGGGAGTCGACCTGTACGTCGGCGGCGTCGAGCACGCGGTGCTGCACCTGCTGTACGCGCGCTTCTGGCACAAGGTGCTGTTCGACCTGGGCCACGTCTCCTCGCGCGAGCCGTTCCGGAAGCTGTTCAACCAGGGCTACATCCAGGCGTACGCGTACCGCGACGCCCGCGGCATCGCGGTGCCCGCGGAGGAGGTCGTGGAGCGGGACGGCGCCTGGTACTACAACGGTGAGAAGGTCACCCGCGAGTACGGCAAGATGGGCAAGTCGCTGAAGAACGTGGTCACGCCGGACGAGATGTGCGAGACCTACGGCGCCGACACGTTCCGCGTGTACGAGATGGCGATGGGCCCGCTGGACGTCTCCCGCCCCTGGGAGACGCGCGCGGTGATCGGCTCGCAGCGGTTCCTGCAGCGCGCCTGGCGCCTGGTGGTGGACGAGCAGACCGGCGCGGTCCGGGTCACCGACGACCCGGCCGACGAGAAGACCCGGCGGCTGCTGCACAAGGTGATCGACGGCGTCCGCGGCGACATGGAGGAACTGCGCTTCAACACCGCCATCGCCAAGCTGATCGAGCTGACCAACGGGCTGACCGGGCTGCCGGCCGCGCCGCGTGAGGCGATCGAGCCGCTGGTGCTGATGATGTCGCCGTTCGCGCCGCACCTGGCGGAGGAGCTGTGGGGCCGGCTGGGCCACGGCGACTCGCTGGCCTATGCGGACTTCCCGGTCGCGGACCCGGCGCTGCTGGCCGCGGACACCGTCACGTACCCGATCCAGATCAACGGCAAGGTCCGCGGCAAGGTCGAGGTCGCCGCGGACGCGGACGAGGCCACGGTACGGTCGGCCGCGCTGGCCGCGGCCGGCGACCACCTGGGCGGCCGGGAGCCGCGCAAGGTGATCGTGGTGAAGGGCCGCATGGTCAGCGTCGTGCTGTGA
- a CDS encoding AAA family ATPase, translated as MSAPTWDELGGPLPKNEFKIASEAIVSNIEQVIEGKTATVRLAFAVLLAEGHLLIEDVPGVGKTKLAKTLARTIDSSVRRIQFTPDLLPSDVTGVSIYNQETHDFEFKPGAVFANLVVGDEINRASPKTQSALLECMEEHQVTVDGVTYELQTPFMVIATQNPIEMEGTYPLPEAQRDRFTARIAMGYPNAKAELAMLDGHGARDPLTGLKPVADAATIRRMIATVRNIHVADAVKQYAVDLVNATREAPDVRLGASPRATLQLLRTARAVAALDGRDFVLPDDLQVLAVPVLAHRIIPTADAQLARRTTDAILADLVRRLPLPHDRGRSPYDTRPPVAGDDRSRYEPRGL; from the coding sequence GTGTCCGCACCTACCTGGGACGAGCTCGGTGGTCCGCTGCCGAAGAACGAGTTCAAGATTGCCAGCGAGGCGATCGTCTCCAATATCGAGCAGGTGATCGAGGGCAAGACCGCGACCGTGCGGCTGGCCTTCGCCGTGCTGCTCGCCGAGGGCCACCTGCTGATCGAGGACGTCCCCGGTGTCGGCAAGACCAAGCTGGCGAAGACGCTGGCCCGCACGATCGACTCGTCGGTGCGCCGCATCCAGTTCACGCCGGACCTGCTGCCCAGCGACGTCACCGGCGTGAGCATCTACAACCAGGAGACGCACGACTTCGAGTTCAAGCCGGGCGCGGTCTTCGCGAACCTGGTGGTCGGCGACGAGATCAACCGCGCCTCGCCGAAGACGCAGTCCGCGCTGCTGGAGTGCATGGAGGAGCACCAGGTCACGGTCGACGGCGTCACGTACGAGCTGCAGACGCCGTTCATGGTCATCGCCACCCAGAACCCGATCGAGATGGAGGGCACCTACCCCCTCCCCGAGGCGCAGCGCGACCGGTTCACCGCCCGGATCGCCATGGGTTACCCGAACGCGAAGGCAGAGCTGGCCATGCTCGACGGCCACGGCGCCCGCGACCCGCTGACCGGGCTGAAGCCGGTGGCGGACGCGGCCACCATCCGCCGCATGATCGCCACGGTACGGAACATCCACGTCGCCGACGCCGTCAAGCAGTACGCGGTCGACCTGGTCAACGCCACGCGTGAGGCCCCGGACGTGCGCCTCGGCGCCTCCCCGCGCGCCACGCTCCAGCTGCTGCGCACCGCGCGCGCCGTGGCCGCGCTGGACGGCCGCGACTTCGTGCTCCCGGACGACCTCCAGGTGCTCGCCGTGCCGGTGCTGGCGCACCGCATCATCCCGACCGCGGACGCGCAGCTCGCCCGCCGCACCACCGACGCGATCCTCGCCGACCTGGTCCGCCGGCTGCCGCTCCCGCACGACCGGGGCCGCTCGCCGTACGACACGCGTCCCCCGGTCGCCGGCGACGACCGCAGCCGGTACGAACCGAGAGGCCTGTAG